Proteins encoded in a region of the Scomber scombrus chromosome 16, fScoSco1.1, whole genome shotgun sequence genome:
- the LOC133996413 gene encoding voltage-dependent calcium channel gamma-4 subunit-like isoform X2 has protein sequence MEAKGRNMPSALVWCERGIQVLLTTMGAFAAFALMTVAIGTDYWLYARAFICNSTANSSQEESNNKDKKDPGALTHSGLWRICCLEGLKRGVCSQINHFPDDADYDQDSAEYLLRVVRASSIFPILSAILLLLGGVCVASSSFYKSKRNIILGGGILFVAAGLSNIIGVIVYISAALSDISPKKDEDKKWHYSYGWSFYFGGLSFILAEMVGVLAVNIYIEKNKELRCRSRTDLFKSTTHAMLRLPSYRFRRRSRSSSRSTDPPHSPETSPIGVSKTFSLPPSAPPFSVATLPNPHHSSSGGSGGGDISMYTLTRDSKLGSLGGGAPPLYGTVDRATLYQLHNYFPKDSGGSGGGGGAVISGGTLPSHSKSNLAAAAAVAQNAAPLNTSTSAAAPAQQAPMSTATMERDRGNVGTLDRLTAKRDRDSNSDTLNRKTTPV, from the exons ATCCAGGTGCTGCTAACCACCATGGGGGCGTTTGCAGCTTTCGCCTTGATGACGGTGGCCATCGGCACCGACTACTGGCTCTACGCCCGGGCCTTCATCTGCAACAGCACGGCCAACTCCTCCCAGGAGGAGTCCAACAATAAGGACAAGAAAGACCCTGGAGCGCTCACCCACTCTGGCCTCTGGAGGATCTGCTGCCTGGAAG gTTTGAAGCGAGGTGTGTGTTCCCAGATCAATCATTTCCCAGACGACGCAGACTACGACCAAGATTCTGCAGAGTATCTGTTGC GTGTGGTGCGAGCCTCCAGTATCTTCCCCATCCTCAGTGCTATACTGCTCCTGCTGGGCGGAGTGTGCGTTGCTTCCAGCAGCTTCTACAAGAGCAAAAGGAACATTATTCTAGGTGGAGGGATACTGTTTGTGGCTGCAG GCCTTAGCAACATCATCGGAGTTATCGTCTACATCTCTGCAGCGCTGAGCGACATCTCCCCCAAGAAGGACGAGGATAAAAAATGGCATTACTCTTACGGCTGGTCCTTCTACTTCGGTGGCCTGTCCTTCATCCTGGCCGAGATGGTCGGCGTCCTCGCTGTCAACATCTACATCGAGAAGAACAAAGAGCTGCGTTGCCGCTCCCGCACCGACCTCTTCAAGAGCACCACGCACGCCATGCTGCGGCTGCCCAGCTACCGCTTCAGACGGCGCTCCCGCTCCAGCTCACGCTCCACCGACCCTCCGCACTCACCGGAGACCTCACCCATTGGCGTCTCCAAGACCTTCAGCCTGCCGCCGTCCGCTCCGCCCTTCTCCGTGGCCACACTACCCAACCCGCACCACTCCAGCAGCGGTGGAAGCGGAGGAGGCGACATCTCCATGTACACCCTGACGAGGGACTCCAAACTGGGCAGCCTGGGAGGTGGCGCCCCACCGCTGTACGGCACGGTGGATCGCGCCACCTTGTACCAGCTCCACAACTACTTCCCGAAAGATTCCGGCGGtagtggtggaggaggaggagcggtgATAAGCGGCGGCACGCTCCCGTCTCACTCCAAGTCCAACTTGGCGGCGGCGGCAGCTGTAGCCCAGAACGCAGCACCGCTGAATACCTCCACATCAGCCGCCGCACCGGCCCAGCAGGCCCCAATGTCTACAGCCACCATGGAGAGGGACAGGGGCAACGTGGGAACCCTGGACCGACTGACGGCTAAAAGGGACAGGGATAGCAACTCAGATACACTTAACAGGAAAACTACGCCAGTTTAA
- the LOC133996413 gene encoding voltage-dependent calcium channel gamma-4 subunit-like isoform X1 has product MEAKGRNMPSDISFLPRPALVWCERGIQVLLTTMGAFAAFALMTVAIGTDYWLYARAFICNSTANSSQEESNNKDKKDPGALTHSGLWRICCLEGLKRGVCSQINHFPDDADYDQDSAEYLLRVVRASSIFPILSAILLLLGGVCVASSSFYKSKRNIILGGGILFVAAGLSNIIGVIVYISAALSDISPKKDEDKKWHYSYGWSFYFGGLSFILAEMVGVLAVNIYIEKNKELRCRSRTDLFKSTTHAMLRLPSYRFRRRSRSSSRSTDPPHSPETSPIGVSKTFSLPPSAPPFSVATLPNPHHSSSGGSGGGDISMYTLTRDSKLGSLGGGAPPLYGTVDRATLYQLHNYFPKDSGGSGGGGGAVISGGTLPSHSKSNLAAAAAVAQNAAPLNTSTSAAAPAQQAPMSTATMERDRGNVGTLDRLTAKRDRDSNSDTLNRKTTPV; this is encoded by the exons ATCCAGGTGCTGCTAACCACCATGGGGGCGTTTGCAGCTTTCGCCTTGATGACGGTGGCCATCGGCACCGACTACTGGCTCTACGCCCGGGCCTTCATCTGCAACAGCACGGCCAACTCCTCCCAGGAGGAGTCCAACAATAAGGACAAGAAAGACCCTGGAGCGCTCACCCACTCTGGCCTCTGGAGGATCTGCTGCCTGGAAG gTTTGAAGCGAGGTGTGTGTTCCCAGATCAATCATTTCCCAGACGACGCAGACTACGACCAAGATTCTGCAGAGTATCTGTTGC GTGTGGTGCGAGCCTCCAGTATCTTCCCCATCCTCAGTGCTATACTGCTCCTGCTGGGCGGAGTGTGCGTTGCTTCCAGCAGCTTCTACAAGAGCAAAAGGAACATTATTCTAGGTGGAGGGATACTGTTTGTGGCTGCAG GCCTTAGCAACATCATCGGAGTTATCGTCTACATCTCTGCAGCGCTGAGCGACATCTCCCCCAAGAAGGACGAGGATAAAAAATGGCATTACTCTTACGGCTGGTCCTTCTACTTCGGTGGCCTGTCCTTCATCCTGGCCGAGATGGTCGGCGTCCTCGCTGTCAACATCTACATCGAGAAGAACAAAGAGCTGCGTTGCCGCTCCCGCACCGACCTCTTCAAGAGCACCACGCACGCCATGCTGCGGCTGCCCAGCTACCGCTTCAGACGGCGCTCCCGCTCCAGCTCACGCTCCACCGACCCTCCGCACTCACCGGAGACCTCACCCATTGGCGTCTCCAAGACCTTCAGCCTGCCGCCGTCCGCTCCGCCCTTCTCCGTGGCCACACTACCCAACCCGCACCACTCCAGCAGCGGTGGAAGCGGAGGAGGCGACATCTCCATGTACACCCTGACGAGGGACTCCAAACTGGGCAGCCTGGGAGGTGGCGCCCCACCGCTGTACGGCACGGTGGATCGCGCCACCTTGTACCAGCTCCACAACTACTTCCCGAAAGATTCCGGCGGtagtggtggaggaggaggagcggtgATAAGCGGCGGCACGCTCCCGTCTCACTCCAAGTCCAACTTGGCGGCGGCGGCAGCTGTAGCCCAGAACGCAGCACCGCTGAATACCTCCACATCAGCCGCCGCACCGGCCCAGCAGGCCCCAATGTCTACAGCCACCATGGAGAGGGACAGGGGCAACGTGGGAACCCTGGACCGACTGACGGCTAAAAGGGACAGGGATAGCAACTCAGATACACTTAACAGGAAAACTACGCCAGTTTAA